In Elusimicrobiota bacterium, the sequence GTTTATAGCGATCTCACAGGCGAGCGAGGAACGCTTATGGGTGCATTAGCCGCTATATTAGAAGCGCAGTATAATCTTTTCAGAAAAAAGGGGCATATGCCGTCGGAAGCGTTTAATGAAACGGTTGAAGAACTCACACAAAGTTTAATAAAATTAGTTGCTGAAAACGGTATGGACTGGATGTATACAAACTGTTCTACTACTGCGCAACGAGGTGCACTTGACTGGCTGCCAAAATTCAGGAAAGCGGTTGAGCCGGTTTTTGAAGAGTTATATGAACGAGTAAAAACAGGTGTGGAAACAAAACGGGTGCTTGAAGTGAACAGTGCACCTGATTACAAAGAAAAACTTGATGCTGAATTAAGGCAGATGAGGGAGTCTGAAATGTGGCGTGCAGGCGCTGCTGTTCGTTCATTACGACCTGAAAACTGGTCCCAAAAATAGAAGAGCACGAATAGAGACACCGAATAACAGCACCAAATACAACCGAATAATTCGGTTAACATTCGGTTTCTATTCGGGTTATGAGCGAAGCGAAAATGAGAAGGTTAAAATATCGGGCTGTGTATAAAACAAGTGGTTGGATTTTTTGTACTTGGGGAGTGATTGTTGTCTTAAAAGGGATTTATGATGTTTTTATCGGGCTACCTGAGTCAGAGTTTGTACCACTTGAAAAATTTGCAAAATATTCAGGGTTTGAAGTCGTCTATGGGATTGCCTGTGTGCTTGTCGGACTTGCAATATTTGAATTTGCTAAACATCTACCCGAATTTCTAAACCCGAATAATAGCACCGAATAACTGCACCGAATTATTCGGTTATATTCGGTTAACATTCGGTTTGTATTCGCGATTTATATGAAGACATATTCCAAAAAACTTGATAAACTTCCGCCTTATATTTTCTCAAGAATAAATGCGTTGAAAAAAGAGGCATATTCACAAAAATTGGATGTGATTGATTTAGCAATGGGAAATCCTGATATGCCAACACCGGAACCGATTATAGAACGGCTTATTGATACTGTAAAAAATCATACTGGGACACATCGCTATCCTCAAGCAAAAGGAATGCCAAAATTAAGAAAAGCGATTTGCGATTGGTATAAAAAAAGGTTTGATGTTGAACTAAATTCCGAAAATGAGGCACTTGTTTTGATTGGTTCAAAAGAAGGTATTGCACATTTCTGTATGGCTTGGCTTAATCCTGGTGAAATTGCGCTTGTCGCAAATCCGGCGTATCCTGTGCATCTTAATGGTGTGATTTTAGCAGGTGGAAAAATTTACGATATGCCACTTACAGCAGAAAATAAATGGCTGCCGGATTTAACCAGAATCCCGGAAAAAATTGCTCGGCGTGCCAAACTGATGCTTTTGAACTATCCTAATAACCCGACGAGCGCAACTGTTGACGGCTTATCGTTTTTTAACGAAGTAGTAAAATTTGCGAAGAAATACGATATCATTATCTGTCACGATAACGCATATTCTGAAATTACTTTTGATAATTATGTTGCTCCATCTTTTCTACAAACCTCTGGTGCCAAAGATATTGGTGTAGAGTTTTACTCGCTTTCTAAAACCTACAATA encodes:
- a CDS encoding LL-diaminopimelate aminotransferase, which produces MKTYSKKLDKLPPYIFSRINALKKEAYSQKLDVIDLAMGNPDMPTPEPIIERLIDTVKNHTGTHRYPQAKGMPKLRKAICDWYKKRFDVELNSENEALVLIGSKEGIAHFCMAWLNPGEIALVANPAYPVHLNGVILAGGKIYDMPLTAENKWLPDLTRIPEKIARRAKLMLLNYPNNPTSATVDGLSFFNEVVKFAKKYDIIICHDNAYSEITFDNYVAPSFLQTSGAKDIGVEFYSLSKTYNMAGWRVGFCLGNSKIIAPLEKFKSFIDYGVPTFLQLSGVAALNSEKNIMKNTLDEYKKRRDKFCEGLNKLGFIVEKPKATMYLWAKLPEKFQKIGSLKFSEELIKKTGIACSPGTGFGKYGEGYIRFALVTHFNRFHDALLRLKKFIKEHANNTRIEKPK